The Mycolicibacterium duvalii DNA window TGTACTCGTCCAGGGACATCTCAACTCCTCGTGTCGACGGTGTGGCCGAGCTCGGCCAGGATCGCGTCGGTGTGCTCGCCCACCGCCGGCACCGGATCCATCCGGGCTTCGACTCCGAGGTCCAGCGGCGGAAGCAGCGCCCGGATGGGCCCGTTCTCGGTGTCCACCGCACGCCACCGGTCCCGTGCCTCGAGTACCGGATGCTCGAGGAACTCACCGACGGTGTTCACCCCGGCGAACGCGATCCGCGCAGCGGTCAGGCGGGCTTCCAACTCAGGACTGGGCGTGGTGCCGAACACGTCGGAGATCACCGTGTTGACCTCGGTGCGGTGCGCCACCCGTAGCGTGCTCGACGCGAAGCGCGGGTCCTGGGCCACCTCGGGGCGTTGCAGCACCGTGGTGCAGAAGCGCGACCATTCCGGTTCGTTCTGGACGGCGATCAGGATGGTGTGCCCGTCGCCCGCGTCGAAGGGCCCATACGGCGCGATGGTGGCGTGCTGGGCACCGAACCTACCGGGTTGCCGACCTGCTCCCGCCGTGAAATGGGCGGGCTGTCCGACCCATTCGGCCAACGCTTCGAACAGCGACACCTCGATGGTGGCCCCTTCGCCGGTCATCGATCGCCGGTACAACGCGGCAAGCACACCGCTGAACGCGTACATACCCGCTGCGACATCGGCGATGGACACACCCACCTTGGCCACCTCGTCGGGTGTACCCGTCAGCGACACCAGCCCGGTCTCACACTGCACCAGCAGGTCGTAGGCCTTGCGGTCGGCCCACGGTCCGGTGCTGCCCCAGCCCGTCACCGAGACCACGATCTTGCCCGGGTCCTTGTCCCGGATGGCCTCGGCCGACAGGCCCAGGCGGGCCGCCGCACCGGGGCCCAGGTTCTGGACGATGACGTCGGCCTTGTCGGCCAGGTCATGCAGAACCTTGTGTCCCTGTTCGGATTTCACGTCGATCGCGATGGATTCCTTGGATCGGTTGAGCCAGACGAAGTAGCTCGATGAACCGTTCACCGAGTCGTCGTACTGGCGGGCGAAGTCACCGGAGTCCGGCCGTTCCACCTTGATCACCCGGGCCCCCAGGTCGGCGAGCTGGCGGGTGGCGAACGGCGCGGCGACGGCGTGTTCCAGGGACAGGACGGTGATCCCGTGCAGCGGCAGCATGGCAGACCTCACTGGTCCAGCCCGCCCCGCTTCACCAGCTGCTTGGCGATGACGCCGCGCTGGATCTCGTTGGTGCCCTCACCCACGATCATCAGCGGGGCATCCCGGAAGTAGCGTTCGACGTCGTACTCGGTGGAGTAGCCGTAGCCGCCGTGCACCCGCACCGCGTCCAGCGCCACCTCCATCCCCACCTCGGAGGCGAACAGCTTGGCCATGCCTGCCTCCATGTCCACCCGGGCTCCGGAATCGAATTTCTCTGCGGCACTGTTCAACAGCGCGCGGGCTGCCGACAGCTTGGTACCCATGTCGGCCAGCATGTTGCCCACCGACTGGTGCTGCCAGATGGGCTTGCCGAAACTCTCGCGCTCCTGGGCGTAACGCAGCGCGTCCTCGAAGGCAGCGCGGGCGACGCCGGTGGCGCGGGCGGCCACCTGCAGCCGTCCCACCTCCAGGCCCTTCATCATCTGCGCGAAGCCGTTGCCCTCGGACGCGCCCAGCAACGCGTCGGCGGGTACCCGGCAGTCAGCGAAGTTCAGCTCGCAGCTCTCGACGCCCTTGTAGCCGAGTTTGGGCAGGTCCTTGGAGACGGTGAAACCGGGCACCTTCTCCACCAACAGGATCGACACCCCCTTGTGCGCGGGCTGCGCCGCCGGATCGGTCTTGCACATCAGTGCCACCAGGCCGGCCCTTCGGGCATTGGTGATCCAGGTCTTGCTGCCGTTGATGACGTACTGGTCGCCGTCCATGCGGGCGACGGTGCGCATCGCCTGCAGATCCGAGCCGCCGCCGGGCTCGGTCAGTGCCATCGTGGTGCGCAGTTCTCCGGAGGCCATCCGCGGCAGGTACTTCTGCTTCTGTTCCTCGGTGCCGAACATCACGATCAGCTTGGACACCACGGTGTGGCCGCCCATGGCGCCGGCCAGACTCATCCAGCCGCGGGCCAGTTCCTCGGTGACGGACACGTAGCAGGGCATCGAGACCTGGCCGAAGCCATACGGTTCCGGAATGGCGAGGCCGAAGATCCCGATCTCCTTCATCATCTCGATGAGTTCCTCGGGATAGGTGTTGGCGTGCTCGAGCTCGCGCACCACCGGCTTCACCTGCTTCTCGACGAACTCCTTGACCGTATCGACCAAGGCCTTCTCTTCTGCTGACAGCACCATGCCGCCACCTCCAATCTCCATAGAAAATATTCTATGGAGGCGGTTAGGCGCAAGGTCCTCAGTGACAACGCTGTGATCAACGAACACCAGGATCGGGCGGAACCCCTACTCGGACTGAAGCCCGATTCCGATCGTCACAAGTGTCCCGGTATCAGACCCGTCCCCGCCGGCGTATTGATCTATGACATGGGAGAGGAGCGCAGCCACTTCCCATTGCCGCCCGTCGTTATTGTCGAGACCGGCTTGGCCCCAGTCACCGCGCGGTGATCGCGCTCATCGAAAGTCCTCAGGTGTGCTCGCCGAAATTCCTCACCTGTGAGCAGCGGTCAGTGTAGTTGTTGGCGGGTGCCGGTGGTGGTTCGGCGTAGCGTTTCGGCGGCGGCCTGGTGGTCACGTAGGCGGTAAGACTCGCCGTCGAGGTTGATGACCACCGAGCGGTGTAGGAGGCGGTCGAGCATGGCGGCGGCGACGGTGGTGTCGCCGAGGATATCGCCCCAGGCGCCTACGCCGCGGTTGGTGGTGATGACGATGCTGGTCTTTAAATACCGTTGGGAGACAACTTGAAACAGTGCTGAGGCGGCTTCGGCGGGTAGTGGTAGGTAGCCCAGTTCGTCGATGACCAGCAGGGTCGGTCCGGCGTAGAAGCGCATGGTGGTTGCCCAACGGCCCTCGATCGCGGCGCGGTGGCAGCGGGCGGCCAGATCAGCGGCGGTGGTGAAGTACGTGCGGTAGCCGGCGTGTGCGGCAGCTCTGGCGAGGCCGACGCTGAGGTGGGTTTTGCCGGTGCCTGGTGGGCCGATGAGCAGAATGTTGGTTGCCGATTCCAGGTAGCGGCAGGTGCCCAACTCGTCGATGAGCTTGCGGTCGATGCCCGCGGCGGCATCGACGTCGAAGTCGGTCAGCGAAGCTGGGGTGGGCAGGCAGGCGAATCGCAACCGTCCGGCCAGCCGTCGGGCGGTGCTGGCCTCGACTTCGACGGCCAGCAGCCGCTCCAGGGCGACGGTGAGCGAGAGGCCTTCGGCGCTGGCCTGGTCAAGGACCGCGGGTAGGGCTTCGGCGGCGGCGGCAAGTTTGAGTTCGGCCAGATGTGAGCGCAACCGCTGGTAGCGGCTCGCGACTGCCGACGGCGACTCCTCGGCGGTGGTCGTGGTGGTTTTCGGGGTGCGGGAGGTGGGAGTCATTGGATGGTCCTGTTCTGGGCGGCCCGCTCGTAGGCGGACAGGTCGATGACGGTGGAATCGGTTGACGGAGTGCAAGATTGGTTGACCGGAGAGCTCGAGTCGCGTTGTTGAAGTAGTTGTGCAGCAGCAGCTTTGGCGGCTGGTCCGGGTGGGATGCGTTCCTTGCGCCGGTGCGGGCGACCGGTGGTGGCGGTGGCGATGGCGGCGGAGTCGAGAGCGATGACGTGGCCGCTGTCACGCACCATGATCCCGAGCCCGTCGGCGGCCAGTCGGTGCCGAGCAACCACGATCCCGCTGACAGTGGCGATCTCGCAGAACTGCCCGCCGACGGGATGACTGACCACCACCTGGGCGGCGGCCAGTTCTGGGGGCACCGAGTAGCGGTTACCGCGGTAGGACACCAGCGCCTGCCGCGACGCGGTGCGGGTCTCGGCCACGATCACCGGATACGCCATGACCGGCGCCGGGGTCAGCGGTTCGGTCTTGGCGACCACAGCGACCGAGGAGCGGCCGTCGGCGGTGGCCCGCAGCCTGGTGTCACCGCGAACCTGGGCGAAGCGATCCACGCTGACTTGCGCCTGCTCCACGGTGGCCTCGTCGGCCAGGGTGCGCCACCAGCGCTGCGCGGCGGTGTGATTGACCTTCTCCACTACGCCTTTGCGGTTTCCGCGCCGGGGCGGGCAGATCGCCACCGAGACCCCGTAGTGCTTGGCCACCCCGGCGAACGACGTGGTCACTCGGCCGCTGCCGGGGTCGCAGACCGTGGCCATCCGGTCGAAGCGCCACACCCGCGTGCACCCGCCCAGACCGCGGGTCACGCGGTCGAGGCCGGCGACCAAGTGCGGCTGATCCTCAGCCGGGGCCAGCGCGGCTCGCCACTTGCCGGAGTGGGCCAACGAGCCGACGAGTAAGTGTGCGGTCTTGCCCCATCCCCAGAATTCGGGCGGATTGGGTAATTCCAGCCAGTCCCATTGGGTTTCCTCACCCGGGGCGTGTGGGATCACCGCGTTCGGACGCTGGGTGGCCGTGCGGCACGCCTGGCAGACCGGACGCAGATCCCGGGCACGGATGTTGCGGGTCAAGCTCTGATACGACAGGCCAAACCCCAACTCCTCGAGCTCGTCGAACAGAGTGCGGGCCCACAGGTGCGGGTCCTCGATCAGTCGGGCGGTGACGTAGTCGACGAACGGCTCGAACGGGTCCGGGCCACTGCGGGCCCGGACCCCCGGTTCGCCGTCACCGGCCAGATATTTGCGGATCGTCTTGCGGTCGAACCCGGTGTGGCGGGCGATCGCTGAGATCGTCAAACCACGTTTGCGTAGGGCATGTACTTCCAAGTCGTCCTCCCATGTGAGCATGAGAAAGCGGGCCTCCTTCGATGGAGCAACTGGCGTCAGACACCAGCAGCTTCGAGGGAGGCCCGCCCTTCTCGGCGGAGCCACACGGGTGGGGAATTTCGATGAGCGTCAGTGGGGATTTTCAGCGAGCGCGGTCAGCGGCCGGGCGCACTCGTCAGCTGAGGGCGCTGCTAGACATCCCAGGGTCGTATGTTCTCAAGCTGCTTGGGTTGGTTTGGCGGTGGGGGCCCAGGCTTTGTGTCCGTCGCCCCGGGTCCCGGGCCCGAGTCCGGTCATGCCGCAGTCTTGCGTGAGCTGGAAATCATCACAATTCCCGCAAACACCACAAGGAGAACTACAGGAACCAAAACGTAGATGACACCAATGGAATCGCTGGCATAGCCGGCAGCCAACGGCAGAGGGAAATATCAGCGAGCGCGGTCAGCGTCGTGCGACGGACTCATTCACGGCGACCGGGCGAACCCGCACGCCCGCTGCATTGCCGGGAGCCGCACAGCCGCTTCCGCTACATCGGTTCACGACTCTGTCGGCCTTCAGGATCGAAACGACGTGCTCCCGTAGCAGGCGGCATTGCCCACATCAAGAGTGCTTTCGCAGATGACCTTTCCGCCAAGAGAGATTCGGACTGTCACCCAATTATTAGGCATGGCCTCTGGGCACCACGCGCGCCCGTCACACAC harbors:
- a CDS encoding CaiB/BaiF CoA transferase family protein → MLPLHGITVLSLEHAVAAPFATRQLADLGARVIKVERPDSGDFARQYDDSVNGSSSYFVWLNRSKESIAIDVKSEQGHKVLHDLADKADVIVQNLGPGAAARLGLSAEAIRDKDPGKIVVSVTGWGSTGPWADRKAYDLLVQCETGLVSLTGTPDEVAKVGVSIADVAAGMYAFSGVLAALYRRSMTGEGATIEVSLFEALAEWVGQPAHFTAGAGRQPGRFGAQHATIAPYGPFDAGDGHTILIAVQNEPEWSRFCTTVLQRPEVAQDPRFASSTLRVAHRTEVNTVISDVFGTTPSPELEARLTAARIAFAGVNTVGEFLEHPVLEARDRWRAVDTENGPIRALLPPLDLGVEARMDPVPAVGEHTDAILAELGHTVDTRS
- a CDS encoding acyl-CoA dehydrogenase family protein, translating into MVLSAEEKALVDTVKEFVEKQVKPVVRELEHANTYPEELIEMMKEIGIFGLAIPEPYGFGQVSMPCYVSVTEELARGWMSLAGAMGGHTVVSKLIVMFGTEEQKQKYLPRMASGELRTTMALTEPGGGSDLQAMRTVARMDGDQYVINGSKTWITNARRAGLVALMCKTDPAAQPAHKGVSILLVEKVPGFTVSKDLPKLGYKGVESCELNFADCRVPADALLGASEGNGFAQMMKGLEVGRLQVAARATGVARAAFEDALRYAQERESFGKPIWQHQSVGNMLADMGTKLSAARALLNSAAEKFDSGARVDMEAGMAKLFASEVGMEVALDAVRVHGGYGYSTEYDVERYFRDAPLMIVGEGTNEIQRGVIAKQLVKRGGLDQ
- the istB gene encoding IS21-like element helper ATPase IstB, whose product is MTPTSRTPKTTTTTAEESPSAVASRYQRLRSHLAELKLAAAAEALPAVLDQASAEGLSLTVALERLLAVEVEASTARRLAGRLRFACLPTPASLTDFDVDAAAGIDRKLIDELGTCRYLESATNILLIGPPGTGKTHLSVGLARAAAHAGYRTYFTTAADLAARCHRAAIEGRWATTMRFYAGPTLLVIDELGYLPLPAEAASALFQVVSQRYLKTSIVITTNRGVGAWGDILGDTTVAAAMLDRLLHRSVVINLDGESYRLRDHQAAAETLRRTTTGTRQQLH
- a CDS encoding Mu transposase domain-containing protein, with the protein product MLTWEDDLEVHALRKRGLTISAIARHTGFDRKTIRKYLAGDGEPGVRARSGPDPFEPFVDYVTARLIEDPHLWARTLFDELEELGFGLSYQSLTRNIRARDLRPVCQACRTATQRPNAVIPHAPGEETQWDWLELPNPPEFWGWGKTAHLLVGSLAHSGKWRAALAPAEDQPHLVAGLDRVTRGLGGCTRVWRFDRMATVCDPGSGRVTTSFAGVAKHYGVSVAICPPRRGNRKGVVEKVNHTAAQRWWRTLADEATVEQAQVSVDRFAQVRGDTRLRATADGRSSVAVVAKTEPLTPAPVMAYPVIVAETRTASRQALVSYRGNRYSVPPELAAAQVVVSHPVGGQFCEIATVSGIVVARHRLAADGLGIMVRDSGHVIALDSAAIATATTGRPHRRKERIPPGPAAKAAAAQLLQQRDSSSPVNQSCTPSTDSTVIDLSAYERAAQNRTIQ